ACGTACAGCACAATTTATTGCAAATGTGCTACCTGAAAACATGTCAAACTTGACAAAAAATAGTTTTAAAAATGTGATTCGCAAGATTAAACCTCAGTCGTCAAATTTATCCAGGAGCATCAGGCAACCAGTCTATCAAGTGATCATGATCGCAACAAGTACGGAAACGGATGAGATTATGGCCAGGTTTCCAGACTTACAGGCGACACGTTCAAATCCTTATTCAGCAGATTTGATTGCGAAAGGCAATTCAAAACTTAAGGGGATTGAAAAAGTGGGTCATCAATTCGGATTTGAGCTGTCTCAAGTCATGGCTTTTGGAGATTCGGATAATGATTTTGAGATGCTATCGGGTGTCGGCGTTGGCGTTGGCATGGGAAATGCAACGACGAGTATTAAACATATCGCGGATTATATCACGGACAACAATAATTCAGATGGTATTGCCAAAGCTTTGGCGCATTTTGGTCTAATTAACTTCAAGAATGCAGTTAGTTTTATCAGTAAAGATCAGCATTTTAATCAAGCCAAGGAATTCCATCGTGTCATGGATGAAAAAACACAAGAGTTACCACGTGTCTTCATGCCAGAAGAAGCTTCTCATCGCGCTGGATTTAAAGTAGAAGAGATTGTAGAATTCTTGTTTGCCGCATCAAATGCTGATATGGTTGTGTTTGATGACTTAACCGAGCAGCTACATGGTGCGATAGATGCTGCCAGTAACAAAGTAAAGGCTAAACCACTTTTAGAGGGTGAGAATACCCTGGTTGGTGAAGTCGATGCACTTTTAGACTTGCTTTACTTTACGTATGGGTCATTTGCTTTAATGGGTGTAGATCCTCATGAAATATTTAACATCGTTCATAAAGCGAATATGGGCAAGATTTTTCCAGATGGGAAGCCACGATTTGATCCTGACACCCATAAAATCCAAAAACCAGAAAATTGGGAAGCGGACTTCGCACCAGAAAAGAAAATAGCAGCTGAATTGGACAGACAAATTCGGGTTGCTATGAGTAAATTAAGCAAAGCAAAAGACGACAAGTGAGTTTTGATGTGAACCCCAGAATATAGACTTTCCAAAAAGGAAGGTCTTTTCTAATGGCAAAATATTCATTTGATTTGAAACTAAAAGGAGTTATAGACTATGAACAAGGATTAGGTAGCTATCAATTTATAGCTGATAAATACCATGTTGAGACGTCAGGTCGAATCAAGGACTGGGTTGATATGTATCAAACTTTTGGAAGTACAGGTCTTCAGCGTAAACGGAAAAATACAGTTTATGATACACAATTTAAGCTCAATGCGGTAAACTTGTACTTAACAAGTGAAAAATCTTATCGAGAAATAACTATGCAATTAGGCATGACTAACAGATCCTTACTCGCGCGTTGGGTGCTTGATTACCGTGAGAAGGGTGAGTTTGCCTTTTCTAATTCTCGTGGGAGACCTAGAAAAGAGCCTGACATGTCAAAACAAAAGTCTTCAAAGCAACCGTCTGATTTGAGTGAGACTGAACAAAAACTCGCTCAGCTTCAAAATGAGAACCTCAAACTAAGAATTGAGAATGAATATTTAAAAGGGCTGAGGAGGCTGCGAATGGAACGACAAGCGAAGGAGAATTCAAGTTCCCACTCAAAGAAATCTTAAGTATAACAGGACTACCAAAAGCAACTTATTACTATTGGGTCAAACGTTTTAAACGTGCTAACAAAGATGACGCAATTGAGAAAAAAATGCGTGAAATACGTGCAGAACATCCAAATGCAGGTTACCGCCCCATGGTAGAACTCCTCAAACAAAAAGGCATCCATGCTAATCACAAGAGAGTACAGCGATTGATGAAAAAACTTGGGCTTTGTGTAACTTCATACTGGCGGAAATCACGCAAGTATAACTCCTACAAAGGATCAGTTGGTCAAGTAGCTAAAAACAAGCTTCATCGACGTTTTAACACGTCTGTGCCACATCAAAAATTAACAACAGATACGACAGAGTTCAAATATTATGACCAAGGTGTACAAAAGAAAGCATATCTCAATCCTTATCTTGACTTGTTTAACAATGAGATTATCAGCTTTGAAATTTCTAAACGCCCAACTTATGAAGCAATCTCTATTGCTCTCAAACAGGCGTTGATAATTACTTCTGATTGTCCTTATCGCCGTACTTTTCACTCCGACCAGGGTTGGGCTTATCAGATGCGCCAATACACGGATAAACTTAAGGCACATCGTATTTTTCAATCCATGAGTCGTAAAGGGAACTGTCATGATAATTCAGTTATGGAGAACTTTTTCGGACTGCTCAAGCAAGAAGTTTATTATGGTCGCGTCTTTCAATCATTTGAAGCACTTGAACGAACAATAGTAGATTGGATTCATTACTACAACACGAAACGAATTAAGAAGAAATTGAACTGGATGTCGCCAACCCAATATCGGATGGCGTTATCAAACTAACAAAAAATCAAGCAGTAAATGCTTGATTTCATGTAGTGCACCCATAAAACTGGACAAATGCTCGAATAATTATATTCGAGTTTTTTTGTTATTGTACCATTTTCAAACGGTATTCAGTTGGGGAAAGCCAGCCTAATTTTTTTTTGATACGTTTCGTGTTGTAATAATGAATCCAATCAATAATAGTTTCTTTTAGTGCTTCAAAGCTAGTAAAAGTATAACCATAATAGATTTCTTGTTTGAGTAGACCGAAAAAATTCTCCATAACTGAATTATCGTGACAATTACCTCTTCGACTCATAGATTGGAAAATATGATGTGTTTTAAGTTTATCCGTATATTGATGCATTTGATAAGCCCAGCCTTGATCAGAATGAAAAGTACGACGGAAAGGACAATCTGAAGTGATGTCAATTGCCTGATTAAGCGCATGCATAATAGATTGTGCATTGGGATGTTTAGTAATACTGAAGGAAATAACTTCACGATTGAATAGATCAAGAAAGGGATCGAGATAAGCTTTCTTGATATTACCGTTATCATAATACTTGAATTCAGTCGTATCTGTTGTGATTTTTTGATGAAAAATCATGGTTTCAAATCGTCTTCTAATCAAATGTTTGGCTATTTTCCCTACACATCCTCGATAAGAACTATATTTTCTTGATTTGTGATGAAAACTAGTCACGAGAAGCTGTAATTTTCTCAAAATTCGTAACACACGTTTCTCGTTGATAATCATTCCATAACGTCTGAGAAGCGCTGTGATGGGCCGATAGCCATAATTAGGATGTACTTGACGTATCTCCTTAATTTTCTTTTCGAGTGAAACATCCTTATTTTCTTTGGCATGAAGCGTATAGAAATAGCTGGATTTAGATAGTTGGACTGTCGCTAATAACTCAGTAAGCGTATATTTATAACGGAGACTACGCACTATTTTAACTTTTTCTTGATTAGTTTTGCTTCGCGAAGTCTCCGCAACTCTTTTAAACAATCCACCTCAATTTGTGCTTTTCTAAGTTGGATTTCCAGTTCTCGAATGCGTTGATTTTGCACTTCATTAGGTTGCACTTTTGACATAGGGTTTATATTTCCACGCTTTCCTTCATTTTTAAAAGCATTTGTACCATATTTTTTGTATTTAAGCACCCAAGCAGTCAGAAGTGCTGGGGCATCAATATCAAGCTGGTTTGCAATTTCACGATACGAAAGTGCTTTTGTTACATAACATTCTATCGCATATAACTTAAATTCGCGAGAATACGTGCGTTTTTTCCGCTTAATTTTTAAGCCTTCAAAACCATAATGTTCATAAACATTCAGCCATTGTAGAATAATTGACTTTGTGGGTAAATGATACTTTTTTGCCAATGTTTTATAACCCCCAAGACCATCTAAGTAATCTTGAATAACTTGTTGCTTTAATTCATATGAATATTTGACCATAATAAAACTCCCTACAAGTTGGATTTTTAGTCCAGTTTATGGGGAGCACTACATCAAAAGTTTATATTTTGGGGGTCACATCATTTATCTGTCGTCTTTTTAGCTTTTATTTTTAGAAGAACTCTGCATATAAAGCTCTAATTGCGGCAATTTCTTGATTTGTTTTAACAATAAACATGACTGAAACTTCTGATGAGCCTTGTGATAGCATTTCGATATTAATACCTGCTGTTGCAAGGGCATTGGCAGCACGAGCTGTGACACCGATATGTTCATTCATCTCTTCACCAACAATCATGATGATCGATAAGTCTTTCTCAAAGTAGAGGGTATCTGGCGCTAGAGTTTCCGTTATTTTTTCAGTGATAAAGCGCTCAATATCTGGCGTTAGATACCGATTTCTGATGATAATACTCATATCATCTATGCCAGTAGGCATGTGCTCAAACCGAATGTTGAAGTCTTCCAAAATTTGTAAGACTTTACGACCAAATCCAACTTCACGGTTCATCAGATATTTTGAAATATTTAAAGAAGTGAAGTTACCATCAGCTGCAATACCAACGACCGGTCTACCCGGCAGGGTTCGTTTAGCGATAATTTTGGTACCAGGATGATCAGGATTATTGGTATTCTTGATAACAAGAGGGATATCGGCACGATAGGCAGGAAGCAAGGCTTCGTCATGCAGGACAGAGAAACCTGCATAAGCAAGCTCACGCATTTCTTTATAAGTCAATTCAGTAATCGATTTAGGGTCAGTAATAATCCCGGGGTGTGCAGAGAAAATGCCATCGACGTCAGTGAAATTCTCATAAAGTTCAGCATGCACACCAGCAGCGATGATAGATCCTGTAATATCAGATCCACCTCGTGAAAAGGTACAAATATCATCGTTTTCTGTGACACCAAAAAATCCTGGAATGACTAAGGTCTCAGACAGATTGCTTAAGTCACTTAGTTTAGCATAGCTTGACTGCAATAAACGTGCATTACCTGGTTCAGGTGTAACGATAATACCTGCCTCTTTAGGGTGAAGATAACGTGCGTTAATACCGTTTTCAGTAAAATATTCTGCAATTAATTTTGCATTATTATTTTCTCCTGCTGCTAAAAAAGTATCATATAAAAATTGATTGCCAGTGATTGGTAAGCTGGCTAATTCTCTGATATTTTTGGTAATATTTGCCATAACAGCACCAGGGATACCCAGTTCATCACAGATACTTTGATAACGAGAGATAATCCAATCTTGATTTTTTGAAGTGTCATCACCATTTTTATAAGCTTTATAGTAAGCAATCAGTGCATCTGTCACCTTTGTATCTTGAGTATTACGTTTTCCAGGAGCAGAAACAACCACGATACGACGGCTGTTATCATTTTTGACAATATTAAGAACTTTTGTGAGTTGTTGGGCACTTGCAAGGGAAGAGCCGCCAAATTTAATGACTTTCAAGATAAGATTTCCTTTGATTAAGATAATGTGTTGACACTCGGGTCGGTTGTTTGCTCTTTATAAGCCCTATCTTAAGTGATAGGAGAACGGTCAGATTTAATAAGTATCTACAACCAGATAATTATATGAGATTGTAATACCCTATTTTACCGAAAATTCAGAAAATTTTCAATACGAAAATTTTTAAATTTTAGCAAAAAATTTGTTAAAATAGACATATGAGTAAATATAAAGTGATTATTTTTGATATGGATGGTGTTCTAGTTGATACTGAGAACTACTATTATACTAGGCGAAAAACTTTTTTAACGCGTAAAGGTATTTCGATTGATCATCTATCGCCTCTCGTCTTTATAGGTGGTAATATGAAGCAAGTTTGGCATATGATTTTGGGCGATGACTATGAAAAATGGGATGTGCCAGCCTTAGAAGCAGAGTACCTAGACTACAAACTAGCAAATCGGATTCCCTATGAGACGCTCGTCTTTTCTGATGCAAAAGCTAGTATCCTTAGTCTGATTGAAAAAGGATATCTACTTGGTCTGGCTTCTAGTACAGCTAAAATGGAGATATTAAGAGCCTTAGAGGTGACTCAGTTGATGCCTTATTTTGATGTTATCTTATCGGGTGAATCGTTCAAGGAATCAAAACCGAATCCAGAAATCTATGAGGTCGCCATGAAGACCTTATCTGTTTTACCTGAAGAGACGTTGATTATAGAAGACAGTCAAAAAGGCATTGCAGCCGGTGTGGCATCTGGTGCAACGGTATGGGGCATAAAGGATTATCGCTTTGGGCTAGATCAAAATAGTGCAAATCGACTTTTTGACACCTTAAAACAGATTGACGCACAACTTTAAAAGGGAACAAAAGTAGTGATAGGTGATTCTTTGATAATAGGCTTGAAATATGATAAAATGAGCTATTATAGCATTTTTTTGTTGCGTTAGTAAAAACATGATAGGTGCTAGTAGTCGGTATCATGTTTTAGTGTAGAGGTAGGTGTGAAGTGAAACGTTTTGAAAAGTTCTTACCCCTGGTGATCGTGAGCTTCATGACAGGTGTTTATTTGTGTGAGGTATTAATCTTACGGATTGCAAAATTTCAAAAAACAGAAATTATTTTGTTATTAGCAGTGAACCTAGCGATTGCGATTATATTAATAGTCCGTTCAAAAGCTGCGAGTGCAAAAAATATCGATAATATTCGGGCACTTAATGAGCTTGCAGAGAATTCCTTAAATGCCACGCTTGATACGATGCCTTTAGGTGTTCTTCGCTACTCAGATAAGGATTATTCACCAGAGTGGTTCAATCCTTATGTTGATATCATTTTTGCGAATGATGAAGAAAAACTGTCAGCTGAAAAAATCAAAGAAATTGTGCAAGATATAGATGATCAAGGGATGCAATATCTACCAGTTGATCAGAAAAAATATGCGGTTAAAGTTGACCATCAAAAAAAATTACTCTATTTTATAGATGCAACAAGTGAAGTAGTCGCAAAAACGATCACACGTGAGAGCAGACCAGTAATTGGCATTGTCTCTGTTGATAATTATGATGACGCAACAGATTTGATTTCTGACAGTAGTAGAACGCTCATTAATAGTTTTATCGCAACTAAGATTGATGCCATATCTAGTAAATATAATGTTTATACTAGTCGCTATAATGCTAGTCGATACTACGTTTATACGAATTATCTGACCTTGAAAAAAATTATGGACGATAAGTTTGAATTTGTGACAAGCTTTCGTGAAGAGGCGATGGAACAAAAATTTTCATTGACGCTATCTATTGGTATGTCCTATGGTTTAGAAAATTTTTCAAAAATTGGCAGAACCGCACTCGATAACTTAGAGTTAGCACTTGTTCGAGGCGGAGACCAGGTTGTCATTAAGGAAAATATTAATACCGCCAAACCAATTTATTTTGGTGGTAATTCAGCCAGTCATATTCAGAAGTCAAGAACACGTGCAAGAGCGATTGCTACAGCGCTTAGGACGATTGTCAGAGAGTCGGATAATGTCTTTGTTATGGGGCACAAGTATCCCGACATGGATGCTTTAGGTGCGGCAGTTGTAACCAAAATTTTTGCCAATATGAATGACAAAGAGGCTTTTGTTGTTTATGATGAAAAGCAGCTACTACCAGATGTTGCACGTGCAATTAACAAGTTAAATGAATCAAAAGATGGCTATGCGCATATTGTTCGGATGGAGACAGCAAGGGAACTTAAAAAAGCAAATTCTCTTTTGATCATGGTAGATCACTCCAAAACGAGCCAAACCATGGATTATGAGTTTTATAAAAGTTTTGGCAAGGTCGTCGTCATTGACCACCACAGGCGAGATGATGATTTCCCCAAAAATGCTTTGCTAACGTATATCGAAAGTGGTGCATCATCAGCATCAGAATTGGTCACAGAAGTCTTGCAATATCAAAATGAACAGCATCAGAAGATGTCGAAAGTTGAAGCATCTATCGCTTTAGCAGGTATATCTGTGGATACAAAAAACTTCTCTAAAGGAACCACAACGCGAACGTTTGAAGCTGCATCTTTCTTGCGTTCACAAGGTGCTGACAATGATCTAATCAAAAATTTATTGGCGACTGAGTTTGAAAAATATAAAAAAGTGAACGAAATTGTCTTAAATGCAGAGTTTCATGATCATGTTGCCATTGGGATTGGCCTTTATCGTAAGATGTACGATAATGTCACGACCGCAAAGGCCGCAGATACGCTACTTGATATGGTGGATGTTGTTGCATCGTTCACGATTGTCAATCATGAAAATGGCTATGTGGCAATTTCTGCACGATCATCTGGTGATTATAATGTACAACGTGTCATGGAAAAACTAGGTGGTGGTGGTCATTTTAATAATGCAGCTGCCCAAGTCTATGATAAAACACCAGCTGAGGTTAAGGCTGACTTATTAACGATTATAGATAAGTAAAGTTTGACTAGGGTATTGTATAGACAGGTCAAGTAGCACTTAACTACTAACAAAGGAGAAACAAAATGAAAGTTATATTTTTACAAGATGTTAAAGGAAAAGGTAAACGTGGTGAGGTTAAGGAAGTGCCAACTGGTTTTGCACAGAATTTTTTGATCAAAAAAAATCTTGCTAAAGAAGCAACAGGTCAAGCAATGGCAGCTTTAAGCGGTCAAGTTAAAGCAGAAGAGAAAGCAGAAGCAGAAATTTTAGCAGAAGCAAAAGCGCTTCAGGCTGAGCTTGAAAAGGAAATGACCGTTGTTGAAATCAGAGAAAAAGTTGGGGCTGATGGTCGCCTATTTGGCGCAATTAATTCTAAAAAAATTGCGGATGCACTGAATGAA
The DNA window shown above is from Lactococcus paracarnosus and carries:
- a CDS encoding HAD family hydrolase, encoding MSKYKVIIFDMDGVLVDTENYYYTRRKTFLTRKGISIDHLSPLVFIGGNMKQVWHMILGDDYEKWDVPALEAEYLDYKLANRIPYETLVFSDAKASILSLIEKGYLLGLASSTAKMEILRALEVTQLMPYFDVILSGESFKESKPNPEIYEVAMKTLSVLPEETLIIEDSQKGIAAGVASGATVWGIKDYRFGLDQNSANRLFDTLKQIDAQL
- a CDS encoding DHH family phosphoesterase, with amino-acid sequence MKRFEKFLPLVIVSFMTGVYLCEVLILRIAKFQKTEIILLLAVNLAIAIILIVRSKAASAKNIDNIRALNELAENSLNATLDTMPLGVLRYSDKDYSPEWFNPYVDIIFANDEEKLSAEKIKEIVQDIDDQGMQYLPVDQKKYAVKVDHQKKLLYFIDATSEVVAKTITRESRPVIGIVSVDNYDDATDLISDSSRTLINSFIATKIDAISSKYNVYTSRYNASRYYVYTNYLTLKKIMDDKFEFVTSFREEAMEQKFSLTLSIGMSYGLENFSKIGRTALDNLELALVRGGDQVVIKENINTAKPIYFGGNSASHIQKSRTRARAIATALRTIVRESDNVFVMGHKYPDMDALGAAVVTKIFANMNDKEAFVVYDEKQLLPDVARAINKLNESKDGYAHIVRMETARELKKANSLLIMVDHSKTSQTMDYEFYKSFGKVVVIDHHRRDDDFPKNALLTYIESGASSASELVTEVLQYQNEQHQKMSKVEASIALAGISVDTKNFSKGTTTRTFEAASFLRSQGADNDLIKNLLATEFEKYKKVNEIVLNAEFHDHVAIGIGLYRKMYDNVTTAKAADTLLDMVDVVASFTIVNHENGYVAISARSSGDYNVQRVMEKLGGGGHFNNAAAQVYDKTPAEVKADLLTIIDK
- a CDS encoding IS3 family transposase (programmed frameshift); protein product: MAKYSFDLKLKGVIDYEQGLGSYQFIADKYHVETSGRIKDWVDMYQTFGSTGLQRKRKNTVYDTQFKLNAVNLYLTSEKSYREITMQLGMTNRSLLARWVLDYREKGEFAFSNSRGRPRKEPDMSKQKSSKQPSDLSETEQKLAQLQNENLKLRIENEYFKRAEEAANGTTSEGEFKFPLKEILSITGLPKATYYYWVKRFKRANKDDAIEKKMREIRAEHPNAGYRPMVELLKQKGIHANHKRVQRLMKKLGLCVTSYWRKSRKYNSYKGSVGQVAKNKLHRRFNTSVPHQKLTTDTTEFKYYDQGVQKKAYLNPYLDLFNNEIISFEISKRPTYEAISIALKQALIITSDCPYRRTFHSDQGWAYQMRQYTDKLKAHRIFQSMSRKGNCHDNSVMENFFGLLKQEVYYGRVFQSFEALERTIVDWIHYYNTKRIKKKLNWMSPTQYRMALSN
- the rplI gene encoding 50S ribosomal protein L9, producing the protein MKVIFLQDVKGKGKRGEVKEVPTGFAQNFLIKKNLAKEATGQAMAALSGQVKAEEKAEAEILAEAKALQAELEKEMTVVEIREKVGADGRLFGAINSKKIADALNEQFDLKLDKHKIQLAYPLKAIGLKDVPVKLHKDVIATIRVKISEK
- a CDS encoding Cof-type HAD-IIB family hydrolase, with the translated sequence MDIKAVFFDLDGTLFTSTRNVAATTRRAIVELHKNKILVGVATGRGPAFVLPLMETLGLDFAVAYNGQYIFTPDDILSTTPIDKKTLRDIIEFSRKHGRDISLGMADGVHGSSLLKFGETRTAQFIANVLPENMSNLTKNSFKNVIRKIKPQSSNLSRSIRQPVYQVIMIATSTETDEIMARFPDLQATRSNPYSADLIAKGNSKLKGIEKVGHQFGFELSQVMAFGDSDNDFEMLSGVGVGVGMGNATTSIKHIADYITDNNNSDGIAKALAHFGLINFKNAVSFISKDQHFNQAKEFHRVMDEKTQELPRVFMPEEASHRAGFKVEEIVEFLFAASNADMVVFDDLTEQLHGAIDAASNKVKAKPLLEGENTLVGEVDALLDLLYFTYGSFALMGVDPHEIFNIVHKANMGKIFPDGKPRFDPDTHKIQKPENWEADFAPEKKIAAELDRQIRVAMSKLSKAKDDK
- a CDS encoding IS3 family transposase (programmed frameshift); amino-acid sequence: MVKYSYELKQQVIQDYLDGLGGYKTLAKKYHLPTKSIILQWLNVYEHYGFEGLKIKRKKRTYSREFKLYAIECYVTKALSYREIANQLDIDAPALLTAWVLKYKKYGTNAFKNEGKRGNINPMSKVQPNEVQNQRIRELEIQLRKAQIEVGLFKRVAETSRSKTNQEKVKIVRSLRYKYTLTELLATVQLSKSSYFYTLHAKENKDVSLEKKIKEIRQVHPNYGYRPITALLRRYGMIINEKRVLRILRKLQLLVTSFHHKSRKYSSYRGCVGKIAKHLIRRRFETMIFHQKITTDTTEFKYYDNGNIKKAYLDPFLDLFNREVISFSITKHPNAQSIMHALNQAIDITSDCPFRRTFHSDQGWAYQMHQYTDKLKTHHIFQSMSRRGNCHDNSVMENFFGLLKQEIYYGYTFTSFEALKETIIDWIHYYNTKRIKKKLGWLSPTEYRLKMVQ
- a CDS encoding aspartate kinase, whose product is MKVIKFGGSSLASAQQLTKVLNIVKNDNSRRIVVVSAPGKRNTQDTKVTDALIAYYKAYKNGDDTSKNQDWIISRYQSICDELGIPGAVMANITKNIRELASLPITGNQFLYDTFLAAGENNNAKLIAEYFTENGINARYLHPKEAGIIVTPEPGNARLLQSSYAKLSDLSNLSETLVIPGFFGVTENDDICTFSRGGSDITGSIIAAGVHAELYENFTDVDGIFSAHPGIITDPKSITELTYKEMRELAYAGFSVLHDEALLPAYRADIPLVIKNTNNPDHPGTKIIAKRTLPGRPVVGIAADGNFTSLNISKYLMNREVGFGRKVLQILEDFNIRFEHMPTGIDDMSIIIRNRYLTPDIERFITEKITETLAPDTLYFEKDLSIIMIVGEEMNEHIGVTARAANALATAGINIEMLSQGSSEVSVMFIVKTNQEIAAIRALYAEFF